A single Arachidicoccus sp. BS20 DNA region contains:
- a CDS encoding ligand-binding sensor domain-containing protein, producing MNQRSFFLFIVVLLCSNIISGQYEIKPEIINYPKNIYNAEGQNWSVTQDENNVLYFGNNKGLLVFNGEEWKTYSLPKQQIVRGVSADGRGKIYTGGFGEVGYWQKNLYGGYHYHSLDNLITDTLFPNEEIWKIIATPDEALFQSFSRLYLLRNNRIKTIVPPGVVMFPFRVRDRFYVNVLNKGIFTIDENGDFVAVSSDSAVNSVYFILPYGSNEMLVGTEKNGIFIFDGKNYRPFPCADDAYLKTNEINNGTWINDNLLAIGTISGGLLLMDAQGKTVGKIDRNSGLENNTVLNIFKDADGNCWLALDKGIAQIVLNSNISYFRDLQGKVGTVYSIAIFQNYLYAATNHGLFRAPFTSLEAFDENALTRFGGMTGQVWDLKVIDHQLFCGNNKSTVLINRNNVRTLFDSSAGWDIEPLKNNPGILLEGTYNGVAVYKKTGGQWMFSNIISGTDNMPVNKLRIDKSGLIWIKHAYKGVFVFQPSKDFTGIVAIKELDKASGAPRDNNFSFYENEKNGNVLANSEAGIFDYDFSTNTLHRLDSLKKDLGEYFYSRTIIPDSGKGFWFINNDDGVVYKDNQAPNAVSFTFNSKIFALVSGFENIIPYSSSQSFICGEEGFAVINRNRYRSSAASIPTIMEIDIFDKGHYHVIDSSYFDGTDKIVLPYKQNGLIIHFSSLNYAANVSYSYSLSKDDNAVWSEWTHTSFKDFPNLSPGNYTFRLKTNLSDDTITFFIVINSPWYWSVWSKIMYVLLFALIILLAVRWHRHRLAKQQLLLTKRMKEEVALQRQKSENEILRLKEAQLSEEVVHKSEDLAKLAMDLIKKKNVLKKFKDNLDSLKKFSSTDEIHSQIQRLSKSLDKHVKDEETEWHLFDNGFNKVHEEFFDKLLQTYPELTAQDLRLAAYLKMNLSTKEIAPLLNISTRGVEIKRYRLRKKIQLEEHENLNDFMIKFMNM from the coding sequence ATGAACCAGCGTAGCTTTTTTCTTTTTATTGTCGTTTTATTATGCTCGAATATTATATCCGGGCAATACGAAATCAAACCCGAAATCATTAATTATCCCAAAAATATTTATAATGCCGAAGGACAAAATTGGTCAGTAACACAGGACGAGAATAATGTTCTTTATTTTGGCAATAACAAAGGATTGTTGGTTTTTAATGGCGAAGAATGGAAAACATATTCTCTGCCCAAGCAACAGATTGTAAGAGGCGTATCTGCCGACGGGAGAGGAAAAATTTATACAGGAGGTTTTGGCGAAGTTGGCTATTGGCAAAAGAATTTGTATGGCGGTTATCATTACCATTCGCTGGACAACTTAATTACTGATACACTTTTCCCAAATGAAGAAATCTGGAAAATAATTGCCACGCCGGATGAGGCTTTGTTTCAATCCTTTTCGCGGCTGTATCTTTTGAGAAATAACCGGATAAAAACCATTGTTCCGCCCGGCGTTGTCATGTTTCCTTTCCGGGTAAGAGACCGCTTTTATGTAAACGTTTTAAACAAAGGGATTTTTACTATTGATGAAAACGGAGATTTTGTCGCTGTCTCTTCCGATTCGGCTGTCAACTCCGTCTATTTTATTCTTCCTTATGGAAGTAATGAAATGCTTGTAGGTACCGAAAAAAACGGCATTTTTATTTTTGACGGCAAAAATTACCGCCCCTTTCCCTGCGCAGACGATGCCTACCTGAAAACCAATGAAATCAACAACGGCACCTGGATAAATGACAACCTGCTTGCGATTGGTACAATTTCCGGCGGGCTGTTGCTGATGGATGCACAGGGAAAAACAGTAGGCAAAATTGACCGGAACTCCGGATTGGAAAACAATACCGTTTTAAATATTTTTAAAGATGCTGACGGCAATTGCTGGCTGGCGTTGGACAAAGGTATTGCACAGATTGTACTCAACTCCAACATCAGTTATTTCAGAGATTTGCAAGGAAAAGTAGGTACGGTATATTCTATTGCTATTTTTCAGAATTACCTGTATGCGGCAACCAACCACGGGCTGTTTCGTGCGCCGTTTACATCGCTGGAAGCTTTTGACGAAAATGCTTTAACGCGCTTCGGCGGTATGACCGGTCAGGTTTGGGATTTAAAGGTTATTGACCATCAGCTTTTTTGCGGCAACAATAAAAGCACAGTACTCATCAACAGAAATAATGTACGGACATTATTCGATTCCTCTGCCGGTTGGGATATTGAGCCTTTGAAAAATAATCCCGGTATTTTACTGGAAGGTACTTATAACGGTGTTGCCGTGTACAAAAAAACAGGCGGTCAATGGATGTTTTCCAATATTATTTCAGGAACAGATAATATGCCTGTGAATAAACTGCGTATAGATAAAAGCGGGCTTATTTGGATAAAGCATGCGTATAAGGGTGTATTTGTATTTCAGCCTTCGAAAGATTTTACCGGCATTGTTGCCATAAAAGAATTAGACAAAGCATCCGGAGCACCTAGAGACAATAACTTCTCATTTTATGAAAATGAAAAAAACGGCAACGTGCTGGCAAATTCGGAAGCGGGCATTTTCGATTATGATTTTTCGACCAATACTTTACACCGACTGGATTCACTTAAAAAAGATTTAGGAGAATACTTTTATTCACGTACCATTATTCCCGACAGCGGCAAAGGATTTTGGTTTATCAATAACGACGATGGTGTTGTATATAAAGACAATCAAGCTCCTAATGCTGTCTCTTTTACTTTTAACTCGAAAATTTTTGCGCTTGTATCGGGATTTGAAAATATCATTCCATATAGTTCATCGCAAAGTTTTATTTGCGGCGAAGAAGGCTTTGCCGTTATCAACCGTAACCGTTATCGAAGCTCAGCCGCTTCTATACCAACGATTATGGAGATAGATATTTTTGACAAAGGTCATTACCATGTAATCGACAGCTCATATTTCGACGGAACAGATAAAATAGTGCTGCCTTATAAGCAAAATGGGTTGATTATCCATTTCTCATCGCTGAATTATGCAGCAAATGTTTCATATAGTTATTCACTTTCCAAAGATGACAACGCTGTTTGGAGTGAATGGACACACACTTCTTTTAAAGATTTTCCTAATTTATCGCCGGGCAACTACACTTTCCGACTTAAAACCAATCTTTCGGACGACACCATTACATTTTTTATAGTCATAAATAGTCCCTGGTATTGGTCGGTTTGGTCCAAAATAATGTATGTATTGCTTTTCGCGTTGATAATACTGCTTGCTGTTCGCTGGCACAGGCACAGGCTGGCAAAACAACAATTGCTGCTGACAAAAAGAATGAAAGAAGAAGTGGCATTACAAAGACAAAAAAGTGAAAATGAAATTCTCCGCTTGAAGGAAGCGCAGCTTTCCGAAGAAGTCGTTCACAAAAGTGAAGACCTTGCAAAATTGGCAATGGATTTAATCAAGAAGAAAAATGTGCTGAAGAAATTTAAAGATAATCTTGACTCGTTGAAAAAATTCAGTAGCACAGATGAAATTCACAGCCAAATCCAACGCTTATCCAAGTCACTGGACAAGCACGTAAAAGATGAAGAAACCGAATGGCATTTGTTCGACAACGGTTTCAATAAAGTACATGAAGAATTTTTTGATAAACTTTTACAAACATACCCCGAATTAACGGCACAGGACTTACGTCTTGCCGCTTATTTAAAAATGAACCTCTCCACCAAAGAGATTGCGCCGCTTTTAAACATTTCTACACGCGGTGTGGAAATAAAACGCTATCGTCTCCGCAAAAAAATACAATTGGAAGAACATGAAAACCTGAACGATTTTATGATAAAATTTATGAATATGTAG
- a CDS encoding cupin-like domain-containing protein translates to MQLKQVDVVENISSEDFKTNYYDTRKPLVIRGLAKQWAAYQKWNWDYFKEIVGQKEVGIYNNVKSDAYTPVNKADDYVKFGEYIDMIRQGPAQWRIFLFNIFSHAPQLADDFAYPTHLMKGFVKRAPMLFTGGQGAVTHMHFDIDLSHIVHTQFIGRKRVLLFPFEEQHKLYRKPYEVLSLADYTNYYDAEKSKLDLQKFPAINYTRGYDIILEHGDTLFMPAGYWHHMEYLESGFAMSLRALNNSFSGKMKGLWNIVGMRNIDTLMKKVRPQQWYNWKQKKILADAAKEITTAQ, encoded by the coding sequence ATGCAGCTGAAACAAGTTGATGTAGTTGAAAATATAAGTTCGGAAGACTTTAAAACAAATTATTACGATACTCGCAAACCTCTTGTCATTCGCGGACTTGCGAAGCAATGGGCTGCATATCAAAAATGGAACTGGGACTACTTTAAAGAAATTGTAGGACAAAAAGAAGTAGGCATTTACAACAATGTGAAAAGCGATGCTTACACACCTGTAAATAAAGCAGACGATTACGTAAAGTTTGGCGAATACATAGATATGATTCGCCAAGGTCCGGCGCAATGGCGCATATTTTTGTTCAACATTTTCAGTCATGCACCACAATTAGCAGACGATTTTGCTTATCCTACGCATTTGATGAAAGGCTTTGTAAAGCGTGCACCTATGCTGTTTACCGGCGGACAAGGCGCTGTAACACACATGCACTTCGATATTGACTTGAGTCATATTGTTCACACACAATTTATCGGCAGGAAAAGAGTATTGCTATTTCCTTTCGAAGAGCAGCACAAGCTCTACCGCAAGCCTTATGAAGTGTTAAGCCTGGCAGATTATACCAATTATTACGATGCTGAAAAAAGCAAACTGGACTTACAAAAATTTCCCGCCATTAACTACACACGTGGTTACGACATTATTTTAGAGCACGGCGATACATTGTTTATGCCCGCGGGATACTGGCATCATATGGAATACCTCGAAAGCGGATTCGCCATGAGCCTGCGTGCGCTGAACAATTCTTTTTCGGGCAAGATGAAAGGCTTGTGGAACATTGTTGGAATGCGCAATATTGATACACTTATGAAGAAAGTACGTCCGCAACAATGGTATAACTGGAAACAGAAAAAAATACTCGCCGATGCAGCAAAAGAAATAACAACAGCACAGTAA
- a CDS encoding SusC/RagA family TonB-linked outer membrane protein, which yields MNKRNIHYLKSLLIAIVVLCVHKTSFAQDQSQITGTVKSTAGAPLGGVTVTVVNGKAHDITKDDGSFSIKAAIGATLRFAYIGYATKEVIASTSTLNVTLTQSDTASAGNDVVVTALGIKRKSRALGYAVQEVSGQTLADAKEPNLVNDLSGKVAGLQITRSGNGPGGSSQIVLRGNNSISGLSQPLIVVDGVPYDNFTGASNNDFWNPSLDMGNGLSDISADDIASLTVLKGPAAAALYGSRGGNGVIMITTKSGKKQNGLGISVSSSIGIESIFANPKLQKDFSAGSSGVYSPTASTSWGAPIDGHLVEDAQGDSVPLRAYNNVGNYFGDGIISNQSISFQQQFNNTSIYTSYNRMDDKSIIPGAKLTRNNITTRAVTKFGKDNRWSFDAKIQYINSVAKNRPQGGAAVQGNNTFFATYLLPPSIDITSYKKATDENGNMIWYAGGNAQNPYWAAKYRLNSDARDRFLMHGTLKYQFNDWLSAQVEGGSDMYTTNTESKTYAGSPASTTGNYGVGKSTFRETDYSALVTAQKDDVFGKLGGTVSVGGNLMSQYSSYLNSSAGLLVVPNLFTLGNASGYPTTSSGYTNKKINSVYGTLELNYDDYLYLTGTLRNDWSSALSSANRSYRYPSVSLSYVFTDMINKVGGHLPSWISYGKLRASYASAGNDLPAYQLYNTYSIGKDPNGNTTAQRGSVLYNPDIKSELMKSYEAGLEMRFFQSRVGFDLALYKSNATNQIFNLPLDPLSGYSSMKINAGNIQNKGVELVVDAKILDNPTGFGWTITGNYSTNNNTIKALYGDIQKYTLGGYDNLSVVAEVGKKYGEIYGTYFDRVTDKTSPYHGQLIVDNVGRPQAADGSATKDLGNQQASSLLGITNGFTYKNFSLSVLVDARFGGKMFSATLTSLELNGTSALTVVNGRRDSMVVAGVVDNGSGSYAPNTSKISTQQYWTAVAGSGNLGINEANLYDASNIRIRNIQLGYSFNHKMLAKTPFQKAVLSVSMNNVWLISSHMHGMDPESVYATSTNAVGFENGAAPTTRTFYINLNLGF from the coding sequence ATGAACAAACGAAACATTCACTATTTAAAATCGCTGCTGATAGCGATTGTGGTCTTATGCGTTCACAAGACGTCTTTTGCGCAAGACCAAAGCCAGATTACAGGTACGGTAAAAAGTACTGCCGGAGCGCCATTGGGCGGCGTTACGGTAACAGTTGTAAACGGCAAAGCCCACGATATAACCAAAGACGACGGAAGTTTTTCCATCAAAGCGGCTATTGGCGCTACACTACGATTTGCTTACATTGGTTATGCAACGAAAGAAGTAATTGCATCAACTTCTACATTGAATGTAACGCTTACGCAAAGCGATACTGCAAGCGCAGGCAATGATGTGGTAGTAACGGCATTGGGTATTAAAAGAAAGAGCCGCGCGTTGGGCTACGCCGTCCAGGAGGTAAGCGGACAAACTTTAGCTGATGCAAAAGAGCCAAATCTTGTAAATGATCTTTCTGGTAAAGTTGCAGGGTTACAAATCACTCGTTCAGGTAATGGACCCGGTGGTTCTTCTCAAATTGTTTTAAGAGGAAATAATTCAATATCAGGATTAAGCCAACCGTTAATTGTTGTAGATGGTGTTCCATATGACAATTTCACAGGAGCATCAAACAACGACTTTTGGAATCCATCTTTGGATATGGGTAATGGTTTGAGCGACATCAGTGCAGACGATATTGCTTCACTTACTGTATTGAAGGGTCCCGCAGCAGCCGCACTTTACGGCTCAAGAGGTGGTAACGGAGTAATTATGATTACCACTAAATCGGGTAAAAAGCAAAACGGATTAGGTATATCTGTTTCATCTTCGATAGGCATTGAAAGTATTTTTGCAAACCCTAAATTACAGAAGGATTTTAGTGCCGGTTCATCAGGCGTTTATAGCCCAACTGCAAGTACAAGCTGGGGTGCTCCAATCGATGGACATTTAGTTGAAGATGCACAAGGAGATAGCGTTCCGTTAAGGGCTTACAACAATGTTGGTAATTATTTTGGCGATGGCATTATTTCTAACCAAAGCATTTCATTCCAGCAGCAATTTAACAATACTTCTATCTATACTTCTTATAACCGTATGGATGATAAAAGCATTATTCCAGGCGCAAAACTAACAAGAAACAATATTACAACAAGAGCCGTAACTAAATTTGGTAAGGACAATAGATGGTCATTTGATGCGAAAATTCAATACATTAATTCTGTAGCCAAAAACAGACCACAAGGAGGTGCTGCAGTTCAAGGAAACAATACATTTTTTGCGACCTATCTTCTTCCGCCGTCAATTGACATTACCAGTTATAAGAAAGCGACTGATGAGAATGGTAATATGATTTGGTATGCCGGTGGTAACGCACAAAATCCTTACTGGGCAGCTAAATATCGTCTAAACAGCGATGCAAGAGACAGATTTTTAATGCATGGAACATTAAAATATCAGTTCAATGATTGGTTAAGCGCCCAAGTTGAAGGCGGCTCCGACATGTACACAACCAATACCGAGAGTAAAACATACGCTGGCAGCCCAGCAAGTACAACAGGGAATTATGGTGTAGGAAAATCTACTTTCCGTGAAACAGATTATAGCGCTTTGGTAACTGCACAAAAAGATGATGTGTTTGGAAAGTTAGGAGGTACTGTTTCTGTAGGCGGCAATCTAATGTCTCAATACAGTTCTTATTTAAACTCAAGCGCAGGGCTCTTAGTTGTTCCAAACCTTTTTACACTTGGCAACGCAAGTGGATATCCAACGACAAGTTCAGGCTATACGAATAAAAAAATTAACTCTGTTTACGGTACACTGGAATTGAACTATGATGATTATTTGTATCTTACTGGTACCCTCAGAAATGACTGGTCATCAGCGTTAAGCTCTGCAAATAGGTCATACAGGTATCCATCTGTAAGTTTATCTTATGTATTTACTGATATGATTAACAAGGTCGGCGGACACTTACCTTCATGGATTAGCTATGGTAAATTACGTGCATCATATGCGTCTGCAGGTAATGACCTTCCTGCATACCAGCTGTATAATACATATAGTATTGGCAAAGACCCTAATGGTAATACCACCGCTCAAAGAGGAAGTGTGTTGTACAATCCCGACATAAAAAGTGAACTAATGAAATCTTATGAAGCAGGTCTGGAAATGCGATTTTTCCAAAGCCGTGTAGGATTTGACCTTGCTTTGTATAAATCAAATGCAACAAATCAAATTTTCAATTTACCATTGGATCCATTAAGCGGATATAGCTCAATGAAAATAAATGCTGGTAATATTCAAAATAAAGGGGTTGAGTTGGTGGTCGATGCAAAGATACTAGACAACCCAACTGGATTCGGTTGGACAATTACCGGAAATTATTCCACAAATAACAATACGATTAAAGCATTATATGGAGATATTCAAAAATACACATTGGGTGGTTATGACAATTTATCTGTAGTTGCAGAAGTTGGTAAAAAATATGGCGAAATTTATGGAACATATTTTGACCGAGTAACTGATAAAACCAGCCCATATCATGGTCAACTGATTGTAGATAATGTAGGCAGACCTCAGGCTGCAGACGGTTCAGCAACCAAAGATTTGGGAAATCAACAAGCCAGTTCGCTATTAGGCATTACTAATGGTTTTACCTACAAGAACTTCAGCTTATCAGTTCTGGTGGACGCTCGTTTCGGGGGCAAAATGTTTTCAGCTACTTTAACGTCCTTAGAATTAAATGGAACATCAGCTTTGACTGTTGTAAACGGCAGAAGAGATTCAATGGTTGTTGCCGGCGTGGTTGATAATGGTTCCGGCAGCTATGCTCCTAACACCAGCAAAATATCTACACAGCAATATTGGACAGCGGTTGCAGGTTCCGGTAACCTAGGCATAAATGAAGCCAACTTATATGATGCATCTAATATTCGTATCAGAAATATTCAGTTAGGTTATAGCTTTAACCATAAAATGTTAGCAAAAACACCATTTCAAAAAGCCGTGTTGTCTGTATCAATGAACAACGTATGGCTAATCTCCAGTCATATGCACGGCATGGACCCGGAAAGTGTTTATGCAACCAGTACAAATGCTGTCGGATTTGAAAACGGTGCAGCACCTACAACGAGAACATTCTATATCAATTTAAACTTAGGTTTCTAA
- a CDS encoding SusD/RagB family nutrient-binding outer membrane lipoprotein, translated as MKKTLIKSCVVIASSLALAACSKFDELNTDPTAASTDQVQVEYFIDNSIIHNQQNPSVSERAFILYWQAAGHQIADADGETFSWGSYGDEWIGEYYDEISSSLNYINSAVDVANQQITAGTQKPYTNNLLQVARIWRAYLMSEMSDCFGPIPIDGFQGTNPTFVDVKTVYYYLLDELKDASSKIDVSVDASDIKDEDPAFGYNFTKWQKYANSLRMRLAMRLSEVDEAKAQSEFEDAAKGSLLTDNADIFQIQEKPGWDDLSGVYTRSWYVLPIGVTLNNLFLNLGGVKSKDLLPSVISDNLDSAQGNIKAANYIGQKFPNQFSTMTNDPSAGYWLDGLPYTIDPRAYQMFYIPGNFNSPTYPSAGAVNTTTTGRLRDVNGNVVKTINAKYTWNPVPDGDLGTKGGPANTNDLNNIYVAANGFVPSLVNSFRTQTAERVFFAPWETYFLLAEAAERGWSVPMSGQDAYEAGIASSFQYWGVSQYLGTYLASTDYNRAGTSVSWNHTTEPGEAHTMNYVDGMTGATGTASIKYPVNNLYKNGSVRNDHLTKIITQKFIAQTPWLPLEAWSDHRRLGLPFFENVVIENPIQTLPALTSSNYMTSNVKFFPQREPYPSSLKNSNATGYEQAVSALGGNDAVLTPLWWAQH; from the coding sequence ATGAAAAAGACATTAATAAAATCATGCGTAGTTATTGCAAGTAGTCTTGCATTGGCAGCATGTAGCAAGTTTGACGAGCTAAATACCGACCCCACCGCGGCAAGTACCGACCAGGTGCAGGTAGAGTATTTTATTGACAATTCCATTATACACAATCAGCAAAACCCGTCCGTATCTGAAAGAGCCTTTATTTTGTATTGGCAGGCTGCTGGACACCAAATTGCAGATGCAGATGGAGAAACATTTTCATGGGGCAGCTACGGCGACGAGTGGATTGGCGAGTATTATGATGAAATATCTAGCTCATTAAATTACATCAATAGTGCAGTAGATGTCGCTAATCAGCAGATAACCGCAGGTACACAAAAACCATATACAAACAATTTACTGCAAGTTGCAAGAATATGGAGAGCATATCTCATGAGTGAAATGAGCGACTGCTTTGGACCAATTCCTATTGACGGATTTCAAGGAACAAATCCAACTTTTGTGGATGTAAAAACTGTTTATTATTATTTATTGGATGAGTTGAAAGACGCAAGTTCAAAAATTGATGTAAGTGTAGATGCCTCAGATATTAAAGATGAAGACCCTGCTTTTGGTTATAATTTTACAAAATGGCAGAAATATGCTAATTCCTTGCGTATGCGCCTAGCAATGAGGCTGTCGGAAGTAGATGAAGCCAAAGCACAATCTGAATTTGAAGATGCGGCAAAAGGAAGCTTATTAACAGATAATGCAGATATTTTCCAGATTCAAGAAAAACCGGGATGGGATGATTTGTCTGGCGTATACACACGTAGTTGGTATGTATTGCCAATAGGTGTTACTCTAAATAATTTATTTCTCAATCTTGGTGGGGTTAAATCAAAAGATCTATTACCAAGTGTGATAAGTGATAATTTGGATTCTGCTCAGGGAAATATCAAAGCGGCAAATTATATTGGGCAGAAATTTCCAAACCAGTTTTCTACTATGACGAATGACCCTTCTGCAGGATATTGGTTGGATGGATTACCATATACGATAGATCCCCGCGCATATCAAATGTTCTATATTCCAGGCAATTTTAACAGTCCCACGTATCCGAGTGCAGGTGCTGTTAATACTACTACAACAGGACGTTTAAGGGACGTAAATGGCAACGTAGTGAAAACTATTAACGCTAAGTATACATGGAATCCCGTACCGGATGGCGATTTAGGTACTAAAGGCGGACCAGCTAATACCAATGATTTAAATAATATATATGTTGCTGCAAACGGTTTTGTACCAAGTTTGGTAAATTCATTTAGAACACAAACTGCGGAACGAGTATTTTTCGCTCCTTGGGAGACATATTTTCTCTTAGCAGAAGCTGCAGAAAGAGGTTGGTCTGTACCAATGAGTGGTCAGGATGCTTATGAGGCAGGTATCGCAAGTAGTTTCCAATATTGGGGTGTTTCACAATATTTGGGAACATATTTGGCTTCTACGGATTACAACAGAGCAGGTACTTCTGTAAGCTGGAATCACACAACTGAACCTGGAGAGGCTCACACAATGAACTATGTTGATGGTATGACAGGAGCTACAGGTACTGCTTCAATAAAATATCCGGTAAATAACTTGTATAAAAACGGAAGTGTGCGTAATGACCACCTTACAAAAATTATTACGCAAAAGTTTATAGCACAAACACCTTGGTTACCATTAGAAGCTTGGAGCGACCACAGAAGACTTGGTTTACCATTTTTTGAGAATGTGGTTATTGAGAATCCAATTCAAACTTTACCAGCTTTAACTTCTTCGAATTATATGACATCAAATGTGAAGTTTTTCCCACAAAGAGAACCTTATCCGTCAAGCTTGAAAAATAGTAACGCCACAGGTTATGAGCAAGCTGTATCAGCCTTAGGTGGTAACGATGCAGTTTTAACACCGCTTTGGTGGGCGCAGCATTAA
- a CDS encoding ROK family protein — MSPKNISYRKSILKELLSHQTLACADISASIGKSVVLTTRVLNEMITHGIVEEKGLAPSSGGRRPATYSIKPDAVYLVSVAMDQFVTRIALLDAGLNPVIPETKIELPLANNEHALETLTNTISSVIKKSGIAPNKILGIGIAMPGFIDAKKGANYTFLGHNTAAFIKTQTGLPVFIENDSSAIALAEYKFGIAKGEKNAMIINISWGVGLGMIIDNKLFRGDNGFAGEFSHIPLFINGKLCSCGKTGCLETETSLGFMLEQAIEKINHGRASVLKKMLTDAKDHEQKYQDFIKAANIGDSLVVEIISDAGYNIGRGIAILIHLLNPGKIVISGRCAAAGKIWLAPIQRAINEFCIPHLVSNTKVEVSTLNHKAEIIGAAALLIENIQHSTFDRNEATSNNNSRQAVTHA, encoded by the coding sequence ATGTCGCCTAAAAATATATCATACAGAAAAAGCATTCTTAAAGAACTGTTATCACACCAAACGCTGGCTTGTGCAGATATAAGTGCAAGCATAGGCAAAAGCGTTGTGCTTACAACACGAGTGCTGAACGAAATGATTACCCATGGCATTGTTGAAGAGAAAGGTTTAGCGCCATCGAGCGGCGGCAGAAGACCGGCAACTTATTCTATAAAACCCGATGCTGTTTATCTCGTGTCGGTAGCAATGGACCAGTTCGTTACAAGGATAGCATTGCTGGATGCCGGCTTAAACCCCGTAATTCCGGAAACCAAAATAGAACTGCCGCTGGCAAATAATGAACACGCATTGGAAACGTTGACCAATACAATAAGCTCCGTCATAAAAAAATCTGGAATAGCCCCAAATAAAATACTTGGAATAGGCATTGCAATGCCGGGATTTATAGACGCCAAAAAAGGAGCCAATTATACTTTTCTCGGACATAATACAGCAGCCTTTATTAAAACGCAAACCGGTTTACCTGTATTTATCGAGAATGATTCGTCGGCAATTGCATTAGCAGAATATAAATTCGGCATAGCGAAAGGCGAGAAAAATGCCATGATTATTAACATCAGTTGGGGAGTAGGTCTGGGAATGATTATAGATAACAAGCTCTTCCGGGGCGATAACGGCTTTGCAGGCGAGTTTAGCCATATTCCTTTGTTCATCAACGGGAAACTATGCAGCTGCGGCAAAACAGGATGCCTGGAAACAGAAACCTCACTCGGCTTCATGCTGGAACAGGCTATTGAAAAAATTAACCACGGCAGAGCATCGGTATTAAAAAAAATGCTAACCGACGCCAAGGACCACGAACAAAAGTACCAGGATTTTATTAAGGCAGCCAATATTGGCGATTCATTGGTGGTGGAAATTATTTCTGATGCAGGATACAATATCGGGAGAGGCATTGCGATACTTATTCACTTACTCAACCCCGGAAAAATAGTCATCAGCGGTCGCTGTGCTGCCGCCGGAAAAATATGGCTTGCGCCCATACAAAGAGCTATCAATGAATTCTGCATACCGCATTTGGTAAGTAACACAAAAGTAGAAGTATCTACACTTAATCACAAAGCGGAAATTATAGGAGCAGCCGCATTATTAATAGAAAATATTCAGCACTCTACTTTCGACAGGAATGAAGCAACATCCAATAACAATTCCAGGCAAGCGGTAACACACGCTTAA